From the genome of Desmodus rotundus isolate HL8 chromosome 2, HLdesRot8A.1, whole genome shotgun sequence, one region includes:
- the LOC112308497 gene encoding keratin-associated protein 10-7-like, with product MATSTRSVYSSDLSYSSRACLPGSSDSCTNSSWQVDDCPESCCEPSCCTSSCCQSTCCVPSCFQSTCCVPSCFPSTCCVPSCCQSICCAPSCCQSICCVPSCCAPAPCQTLICAPVSCVSSPCCQVACGPSPCQPACTSSCTPLYCQLSSCQPSCCTSSSCQQSGCTPICCTPIFSKPVCCVPICSGATPCPSSCCKPSSCLSVICRPVCRPTYYMPISSCCAPSSSCCQPSCCRPASSMSLLCRPVCSRPACRVPASAQKSCCS from the coding sequence aTGGCCACCTCCACCCGGTCCGTCTACTCCAGTGACCTGAGCTACAGCAGCCGTGCCTGCCTGCCCGGTTCCAGTGACTCTTGTACCAACTCCTCCTGGCAGGTGGACGACTGTCCAGAGAGCTGTTGTGAGCCCTCCTGCTGCacctccagctgctgccagtccacctgctgtgtccccagctgctTCCAGTccacctgctgtgtccccagctgctTCCCGTccacctgctgtgtccccagctgctgccagtccatctgctgtgcccccagctgctgccagtcCATCTGTTGTGTCCCCAGCTGCTGTGCCCCAGCCCCCTGCCAGACCCTTATCTGTGCCCCAGTGAGCTGTGTGTCCAGCCCCTGCTGCCAGGTGGCCTGTGGGCCCAGCCCCTGCCAACCAGCCTGCACCAGCTCCTGCACGCCCTTGTACTGCCAGCTGTCTAGCTGCCAGCCCTCCTGCTGCACCTCTTCCTCCTGCCAGCAGTCTGGTTGCACACCTATCTGCTGCACACCCATTTTCAGCAAGCCTGTGTGCTGTGTGCCCATCTGTTCTggagccaccccctgcccctcgtCCTGCTGCAAACCCTCCTCCTGCCTGTCCGTCATCTGCCGCCCTGTGTGCAGACCCACCTACTACATGCCCATCTCCTCCTGCtgtgccccctcctcctcctgctgccaaCCCAGCTGCTGCCGCCCGGCCTCCAGTATGTCCCTGCTCTGCCGCCCCGTGTGCTCCCGCCCAGCCTGCCGTGTCCCGGCCTCGGCCCAGAAGTCCTGCTGCTCCTAG